The following are from one region of the Methanobrevibacter oralis genome:
- the cbiM gene encoding cobalt transporter CbiM yields MHIPDGFIPIAQCLIYYIILIVALYFSVKWAKNNLDEKRIPLLAVLAAGIFAIMSMNMPIPFGTSGHMVGGALVAIVFLAPEAAVLVFTVVLLIQALIFGDGGITALGANVLNMAIVGGFVGLFTFKGLEKSLGKYPAAGIAAWLATVIAALACAIEMGIAGTFPMNVGIPSMVLYHFFIGIIEAVLTVIVIAALDKFRPDLLSWKGDA; encoded by the coding sequence ATGCACATACCTGATGGATTTATCCCAATTGCACAGTGTTTAATATACTACATAATATTAATCGTAGCATTATACTTTTCTGTCAAATGGGCTAAAAACAATCTTGATGAAAAACGTATTCCTCTTTTAGCAGTACTTGCTGCTGGTATTTTTGCAATCATGTCCATGAACATGCCAATTCCATTTGGTACTAGTGGACACATGGTTGGTGGAGCATTAGTTGCAATTGTGTTCCTTGCACCAGAAGCTGCTGTACTCGTTTTCACTGTAGTATTACTTATTCAAGCATTAATATTTGGTGATGGAGGAATTACTGCTTTAGGAGCAAATGTATTAAATATGGCAATCGTTGGAGGATTTGTTGGATTATTCACCTTCAAAGGCTTAGAAAAAAGTTTAGGAAAATATCCTGCTGCTGGAATTGCTGCATGGTTAGCTACTGTTATTGCTGCACTAGCATGTGCTATTGAAATGGGTATTGCTGGAACATTCCCAATGAATGTTGGTATTCCATCCATGGTATTATACCACTTCTTTATTGGAATAATTGAAGCTGTTTTAACAGTAATTGTTATTGCAGCATTAGACAAATTCAGACCAGATTTACTATCTTGGAAAGGAGATGCATAA
- a CDS encoding PDGLE domain-containing protein, producing the protein MDQKDKYLIAVAIVICIVISCLSPYIASGDPDGLEKSAEDSGVAEDFSIEEINGIPDALFPDYAFADAPDDQTLQIVALIIGTIVTLGLGYIVGIAVKK; encoded by the coding sequence ATGGATCAAAAAGACAAATATTTAATTGCTGTTGCTATTGTAATTTGTATTGTTATCAGCTGTCTTTCACCATATATAGCATCTGGTGATCCAGACGGGCTTGAAAAATCTGCAGAAGACTCTGGAGTCGCTGAAGATTTTTCAATTGAAGAAATAAACGGCATACCTGATGCCTTATTCCCTGATTATGCCTTTGCTGATGCGCCTGATGATCAAACTTTACAAATTGTTGCACTGATTATCGGTACTATCGTGACTTTAGGATTAGGATATATTGTCGGTATTGCTGTAAAAAAATAG
- the cbiQ gene encoding cobalt ECF transporter T component CbiQ: MPNIIQIIRFDDLASMDSPIHNLEGRIKLISTVFIIIVCVISKELIVPIIFEIFLLIILKIAKLSYIDSFKRLLLLLPFGGFIIIFQPFIQPGNIIFSYNWIHISDVGLNWGILLLTRMITTLTAIIIYSSTTSLQEMASSFRKLKMPRDLAMILSIMVRFLFLFVDELAAIRKSQKSRNFNIHAKNIDYKWRVKQVGYTIGMMFLKAYEQGERVHKSMISRGFSDTSEMFNEKKKAEKTDYFYLIVIMILTIIIEIILFKYSGKLGYFGENIAIN, encoded by the coding sequence ATGCCTAATATAATACAAATAATACGTTTTGATGATTTAGCTTCAATGGACAGCCCTATACATAATTTAGAAGGACGAATCAAATTAATTTCAACTGTTTTTATAATAATTGTATGTGTCATATCCAAGGAACTTATAGTACCAATAATATTTGAAATATTCTTGCTTATTATATTAAAAATAGCTAAATTGTCCTACATAGATTCATTTAAACGATTATTACTTTTACTACCTTTTGGTGGATTTATTATAATATTTCAACCATTTATCCAACCTGGAAATATAATATTCAGTTACAATTGGATACATATTAGTGATGTTGGTTTAAATTGGGGAATATTACTACTTACACGTATGATTACAACATTAACTGCTATTATTATTTATTCATCAACAACTTCCCTTCAAGAAATGGCTAGCTCTTTTAGAAAATTAAAAATGCCAAGAGATTTAGCTATGATTCTCTCAATTATGGTTAGATTTTTATTTTTATTCGTTGATGAACTTGCAGCTATTAGAAAATCACAAAAATCAAGAAACTTTAATATACATGCTAAAAATATAGACTACAAATGGAGAGTTAAACAAGTAGGATATACAATAGGAATGATGTTTTTAAAAGCATATGAACAAGGAGAAAGAGTTCATAAAAGTATGATAAGTCGTGGTTTTTCAGATACTTCAGAAATGTTTAATGAAAAGAAAAAAGCAGAAAAAACTGATTATTTTTATTTGATTGTAATCATGATTCTAACTATTATTATTGAGATTATTCTATTTAAATATTCAGGGAAATTAGGTTACTTTGGAGAAAATATTGCAATTAATTAG